From the genome of Vicia villosa cultivar HV-30 ecotype Madison, WI linkage group LG2, Vvil1.0, whole genome shotgun sequence, one region includes:
- the LOC131652495 gene encoding UDP-glucose 4-epimerase GEPI48-like, with translation MASRVGITNTSSPTYLNSSRFLSPSKFSNSSFQPQNAASASNMFNKSVLVTGGAGYIGSHTVLQLLLGGFKTVVVDNLDNSSEVAIRRVKELAAEFGNNLNFHKVDLRDRAALEKIFASTKFDAVIHFAGLKAVGESVQKPLLYYNNNLIGTITLLEVMAAHGCKKLVFSSSATVYGWPKEVPCTEEFPLSAANPYGRTKLTIEEICRDVHRAEPDWKIILLRYFNPVGAHPSGYIGEDPRGTPNNLMPFIQQVAVGRRPALTVFGNDYNTVDGTGVRDYIHVVDLADGHIAALLKLEADIGCEVYNLGTGKGTSVLEMVRAFEQASGKKIPLVKADRRPGDAEIVYASTEKAERELKWKAKYGIDEMCRDQWNWASKNPYGYGSPDSTD, from the exons ATGGCTTCGCGCGTCGGCATCACTAATACCTCTTCTCCTACTTATTTAAACTCTTCACGTTTTCTATCTCCTTCCAAATTTTCCAATTCCTCTTTCCAACCCCAAAACGCTGCCTCCGCTTCCAATATGTTCAACAAATCGGTTCTTGTTACCGGTGGAGCCGGTTACATCGGTAGCCACACCGTTCTTCAACTTCTTCTCGGCGGTTTTAAAACCGTCGTTGTTGATAATCTTGATAATTCCTCTGAAGTTGCAATCCGTAGAGTCAAGGAACTCGCTGCTGAATTTGGGAATAATCTCAACTTTCACAAG GTGGATCTCCGGGACAGGGCTGCACTGGAGAAAATTTTCGCTTCCACAAA gtTTGATGCAGTCATACATTTTGCTGGATTGAAAGCAGTAGGTGAAAGTGTGCAGAAACCGTTACTCTACTACAACAACAACTTGATTGGGACAATCACTCTGTTGGAAGTCATGGCTGCTCATGGATGCAAGAAG CTTGTGTTCTCATCTTCAGCCACTGTATATGGTTGGCCAAAGGAGGTTCCATGTACTGAAGAGTTTCCTCTGTCAGCAGCGAATCCATATGGACGAACCAAG CTTACCATTGAAGAAATCTGTCGTGATGTCCACCGTGCTGAACCagattggaaaataatattattaagatACTTCAACCCTGTGGGTGCACACCCTAGTGGTTATATTGGGGAGGATCCTCGTGGAACTCCAAACAACCTCATGCCATTTATTCAGCAAGTAGCGGTTGGGAGACGGCCTGCACTGACAGTGTTTGGAAATGATTATAATACAGTTGATGGAACTGGG GTTCGGGATTACATTCATGTTGTTGATTTAGCAGATGGACACATTGCTGCATTGCTTAAACTTGAAGCTGATATAG GTTGTGAGGTTTATAACTTGGGTACTGGAAAGGGAACATCAGTTTTGGAGATGGTTAGAGCTTTTGAACAGGCATCTGGAAAG AAAATTCCACTTGTGAAAGCTGACCGTAGACCTGGTGATGCTGAAATTGTTTATGCATCTACAGAAAAAGCTGAACGAGAACTTAAGTGGAA GGCAAAATATGGAATTGATGAAATGTGCCGTGATCAGTGGAATTGGGCTAGCAAAAACCCTTATGGCTATGGATCTCCAGATTCCACGGATTAA